A part of Fusarium oxysporum Fo47 chromosome III, complete sequence genomic DNA contains:
- a CDS encoding Alpha/Beta hydrolase protein — protein sequence MTTTTTAPALPTPIHDGLSKSIPYEKSVPRAVNPFSNRVPGREIITIPTFTLESGVEMRNVPVAYMSWGKLSPKANNVMIICHALSGSADVSDWWGPLLGPGKAFDTDKFFVVCMNSLGSPYGTASPVTAKNGDYSQGWYGADFPSTTIRDDVRLHKLVLDKLGVRKVAAVIGGSMGGMHVLEWAFFGKDYVRCIVPAATSSHQSAWAIGWGEAQRHAIRSDVKYKNGRYGFDDPPVLGLEAARMTALLTYRSRDSLERRFGRNTGNKKKTQKQDSKTIPNNGTPIHSQGGAHETPVAFDRADSNFAAQSYLRYQAKKFSDRFDSNCYIALTNKLDTHDLARGRTRTITEALSLIQQPTLVLGIRSDGLYTLAEQEQIARAVPNAKLREIVSDDGHDAFLIEWSQLNWLLIGFLHENLPDIMQRAAL from the exons ATGACGACAACGACGACGGCACCGGCGTTGCCAACGCCCATTCACGATGGCCTTAGTAAAAGTATTCCATATG AGAAGAGTGTTCCAAGAGCCGTCAATCCATTCTCGAATCGTGTCCCCGGACGAGAAATCATCACGATCCCCACCTTCACGCTCGAATCTGgagttgagatgagaaaTGTTCCTGTTGCATACATGAGCTGGGGCAAGCTATCACCAAAGGCCAATAATGTCATGATCATTTGCCATGCGTTGTCTGGGAGTGCAGATGTCAGTGACTGGTGGGGTCCGCTTCTTGGGCCTGGGAAGGCATTCGATACAGACAAGTTCTTCGTTGTCTGTATGAACAGTCTAGGAAGTCCATATGGAACGGCCAGTCCTGTGACTGCTAAGAACGGGGACTACTCCCAGGGTTGGTATGGAGCTGACTTTCCGTCAACTACTATCCGAGATGATGTTCG ACTTCATAAGTTGGTTCTAGACAAACTCGGAGTTCGAAAAGTTGCAGCTGTCATTGGTGGCTCTATGGGCGGTATGCACGTTCTCGAATGGGCGTTCTTCGGCAAAGACTACGTTCGTTGTATCGTACCAGCTGCAACATCCAGTCATCAAAGTGCATGGGCGATTGGTTGGGGAGAAGCACAGCGCCACGCCATTCGAAGCGATGTCAAGTACAAGAATGGTCGTTACGGATTCGATGATCCTCCAGTTCTTGGTCTGGAAGCAGCTCGTATGACGGCATTGTTGACGTATCGAAGTCGGGACTCTCTTGAGAGGCGATTTGGGCGCAATACgggaaacaagaagaag acaCAAAAACAAGACAGTAAGACAATACCAAACAACGGGACACCTATCCACAGCCAAGGCGGCGCACACGAAACACCCGTCGCATTTGACCGCGCTGACTCCAACTTCGCCGCCCAATCCTACCTCCGCTACCAAGCAAAGAAATTCTCGGACCGCTTCGACAGCAACTGCTACATCGCCCTCACCAACAAGCTCGACACTCATGATTTGGCGCGCGGCCGCACACGGACCATCACTGAAGCACTGTCACTGATTCAGCAGCCTACGCTTGTGCTGGGAATACGAAGTGATGGGCTGTACACGCTTGCTGAACAAGAGCAGATTGCGAGAGCTGTGCCAAATGCCAAGTTGAGAGAGATCGTAAGTGATGATGGGCATGATGCATTCTTGATTGAGTGGAGTCAGTTGAACTGGTTGTTGATTGGGTTTCTGCATGAGAATTTACCGGATATTATGCAGCGAGCGGCTCTGTAA
- a CDS encoding uncharacterized protein (expressed protein) produces MREGDTRAPLILGVVLTLLLLTFSVVLLRVYTRAMLLKQFGTDDIWAVLSMASIASCAFSILLGIKYGFGRHEVFLTEEESRNYFKVFYVSIILYLVSLGAIKTTLLCQYYRAFAINKMRTVLLVAIIFVSAWSISQILLSIFICTPIAAFWDRAIEGKCIPRNPAWYITAAGNIATDIMIIVLPFPVVIKLNLARRQRFVLLGVFCVGFLTCAISIIRMGYLDIKEDLTWVNVGSACWSFTELCCGLLCACVPTLRPFVSRYFPSMSSYDRSRKTYATNQPPEPHTSNRYHDIELQNGRHIQEDLLQDDSQSTRILCVSEFTVTETRELANTKHGERESDDEVLLVSHVFVEPRPIEKARTRPGRLPATD; encoded by the exons ATGAGAGAGGGGGATACTCGGGCACCACTCATACTGGGTGTTGTCCTAACCTTACTGCTGCTGACTTTCAGCGTTGTACTTCTACGTGTGTACACTCGAGCTATGCTCCTGAAGCAATTCGGTACCGACGATATTTGGGCTGTATTGTCTATG GCTTCGATTGCTTCATGTGCATTTAGCATACTGCTAG GCATTAAATATGGATTTGGTAGACATGAAGTGTTCTTGACGGAAGAGGAATCCAGGAATTATTTCAAG GTGTTCTACGTTAGCATCATTCTTTACCTCGTATCCCTGGGCGCGATTAAAACAACGCTCCTCTGTCAATACTACCGCGCATTCGCCATAAACAAGATGAGGACGGTTCTCTTGGTCGCTATAATATTCGTTTCGGCCTGGAGCATTTCTCAGATTCTCCTCAGCATCTTTATTTGCACCCCAATTGCTGCTTTCTGGGATAGAGCTATCGAAGGCAAATGCATCCCGAGAAACCCAGCGTGGTACATCACTGCAGCTGGGAACATCGCGACGGATATAATGATTATAGTACTTCCCTTCCCCGTGGTGATAAAACTGAATCTGGCTCGTCGGCAGCGGTTTGTCCTGCTTGGGGTTTTCTGCGTGGGCTTTCT TACTTGTGCTATCTCGATAATTCGAATGGGTTATCTGGATATCAAAGAAGATCTCACCTGGGTAAACGTCGGATCAGCGTGTTGGTCGTTCACTGAACTTTGTTGCGGATTATTATGCGCCTGCGTCCCGACGCTACGACCTTTCGTTTCACGGTACTTTCCGTCAATGTCCAGCTATGATCGCTCGAGAAAGACATACGCTACCAACCAGCCACCCGAGCCGCACACTTCCAATCGTTACCATGATATCGAACTACAAAACGGACGCCATATACAGGAAGATTTGCTTCAAGACGATAGCCAATCTACGAGAATACTGTGCGTGTCTGAGTTCACGGTGACGGAGACAAGGGAATTGGCGAATACAAAGCATGGGGAGAGGGAaagcgatgatgaggtttTATTGGTGTCTCATGTGTTTGTCGAACCTCGGCCTATTGAGAAAGCGAGAACCAGGCCAGGCAGGTTGCCAGCTACAGATTAG
- a CDS encoding chaperonin 10-like protein, translated as MSQKALLLEEVGKPLSLGHRAIPEPGENQLLVKVLVAGLNPHDQRTRDDGLFATSFPYVIASDLVGEVVTVGTGEHSAKFTLGEHVFGHTFAEGGFNNDFNAAQQYALVDARFVGRVAGSGLTDDEASTIPVIVLAAFVALFAPSGHGLPPPFSPEAKSFDYSSVSLLIIGGGSNTGRAAVELANLAGIGQIIAIAGKQNEANLKAIGATHVIDRRAPDVLEQIRAIAGDELMYAVDTVNAGLDQELGVAALSNRKKGTLITLRRPDGDLDAARLGSKAAGYERRLVFGVSPIHPELTMKFWEEAPRWYKEGKLGPSSFEVIQGLDADAVNKALDKYRDGAGVKINIHPWE; from the exons ATGTCTCAAAAAGCTCTTTTACTTGAGGAGGTGGGCAAGCCGTTGTCCTTGGGGCACCGGGCAATCCCAGAGCCTGGCGAGAACCAGTTGCTGGTCAAGGTCCTTGTCGCTGGTC TAAACCCTCACGACCAGAGAACCCGCGACGATGGCCTCTTTGCTACCAGCTTTCCATATGTCATTGCTAGCGACCTGGTCGGAGAAGTAGTGACTGTCGGAACCGGAGAGCACTCTGCCAAGTTCACGCTTGGAGAGCATGTTTTTGGTCATACGTTTGCAGAAGGCGGCTTTAACAATGACTTCAACGCTGCGCAGCAATATGCCCTTGTTGATGCGAGGTTTGTAGGCAGAGTAGCTGGCAGTGGGTTGACTGACGACGAGGCATCAACAATTCCAGTCATCGTTTTGGCTGCATTTGTTGCCCTGTTTGCCCCCTCCGGTCATGGTCTACCCCCTCCTTTCTCACCCGAGGCAAAGTCTTTCGATTATTCTAGCGTCAGCCTTCTCATTATTGGAGGCGGCTCCAACACAGGACGAGCCGCCGTTGAGCTTGCAAACTTGGCAGGAATAGGCCAAATCATCGCGATCGCTGGGAAACAGAATGAAGCAAACCTCAAAGCTATCGGAGCCACTCACGTTATCGATCGAAGAGCCCCTGATGTGCTGGAGCAGATTCGTGCGATTGCTGGAGATGAGCTGATGTACGCTGTTGACACGGTCAATGCTGGCCTAGACCAAGAGCTCGGTGTCGCGGCGCTGTCAAACAGGAAGAAGGGCACCTTGATCACTCTTCGTCGACCGGACGGAGACCTTGACGCTGCTCGACTAGGGTCCAAGGCTGCTGGATATGAGCGGCGTCTGGTGTTTGGTGTATCTCCAATCCACCCAGAACTGACTATGAAATTCTGGGAGGAGGCTCCTCGTTGGTATAAGGAAGGGAAACTTGGCCCCAGTAGCTTCGAGGTTATTCAAGGTTTGGATGCAGATGCTGTGAACAAGGCACTGGATAAATATCGAGATGGGGCCGGGGTCAAGATTAACATACACCCCTGGGAATGA
- a CDS encoding serine hydrolase FSH: MRFLCLHGYAFSVEVLQQQMEPITAHLPSDWEYEFLEAGMEPTELMLPNLKQVPKPNYSWYNFPYPEDVEEAYERLAAYVESEGPFDGIWGFSQGGSMAALLLLMHQAEHPDTPYPFKMAIFTSAFLPHSFDNGVISWDLTEKNTLEPTYLPGRIDVSRGKKLDWKKDLHTSIEYDMINAVKDELDFPVDLLLRWRPSDIPEKISVPSVHVRGLKDHYSFVDESVYELFDPDVARKMTHRGGHNFPRYNEELVHFAELIIETVVSLH; encoded by the exons ATGAGGTTTCTTTGTCTCCACGGCTACGCCTTCAGTGTGGAGGTTCTCCAACAACAGATGGAGCCCATCACTGCTCATCTGCCAAGTGACTGGGAGTATGAGTTCCTCGAGGCGGGCATGGAACCCACAGAACTGATGCTCC CAAATCTTAAGCAAGTCCCCAAGCCCAACTACAGCTGGTACAACTTCCCCTACCCCGAAGACGTCGAAGAGGCATATGAGCGTCTTGCCGCCTACGTCGAGTCCGAAGGTCCTTTCGATGGCATCTGGGGCTTCTCCCAGGGCGGTTCTATGGCtgcacttcttcttctaatGCACCAAGCCGAGCACCCCGATACACCATACCCTTTCaagatggccatcttcaCATCAGCGTTCCTTCCCCATTCCTTTGACAATGGTGTTATCAGTTGGGATCTCACAGAGAAGAACACCCTTGAGCCGACGTACCTTCCCGGACGAATCGATGTTTCTCGCGGCAAGAAGTTGGACTGGAAGAAAGATCTTCACACCTCGATTGAGTATGACATGATCAACGCTGTCAAAGATGAACTTGACTTTCCCGTTGATCTACTCCTTCGATGGAGACCTAGTGATATCCCGGAGAAGATCTCAGTACCTTCTGTTCACGTTCGTGGCTTGAAAGATCACTACTCATTCGTCGATGAATCGGTGTACGAGTTGTTTGATCCTGATgtggcgaggaagatgacaCATCGGGGCGGACATAACTTCCCCAGGTACAATGAGGAGTTGGTACACTTTGCAGAGTTGATTATTGAGACGGTTGTTTCTCTTCACTAG
- a CDS encoding Cys/Met metabolism PLP-dependent enzyme-domain-containing protein → MAEQVFQNFETLQLHAGYTPDPHTRSTAVPIYATSSYTFNDSAHGARLFGLKELGNIYSRLMNPTVDVFEKRIAALEGGIAAAATSSGQAAQFLTIATLAKAGDNIVASSHLYGGTYNQLNVLLPRFGIKTKFVRSGKLEDYAAAIDDQTRAIYVESMSNPDYVVPDFEGIAKIAHEHGIPLVVDNTLGAGGYYIRPIEHGADIVVHSATKWIGGHGTTIGGVIVDSGRFNWNKHSDRFPEMVEPSPSYHGLKYWEVFGPATFITRIRVEMLRDIGACLSPFSAQQLLLGIETLGLRAERHAQNTEKLAKYFESSPNVSWVLWPGSESHPTYAQAKKYLTRGFGAMLSIGVKGDASAGSKVVDGLKLVSNLANVGDAKSLAIHPWSTTHEQLSEDERLASGVTEDMIRISVGIEHVDDIIADFEQSFQKAYGS, encoded by the exons ATGGCAGAACAAGTCTTTCAGAACTTTGAGACCCTTCAGCTCCACGCTGG TTACACGCCGGATCCTCACACACGGTCCACTGCTGTTCCCATCTATGCGACATCT AGCTACACTTTTAACGATTCTGCTCATGGCGCCCGTCTTTTCGGCCTCAAGGAGCTCGGCAACATCTACAGCCGTCTTATGAAC CCTACTGTTGATGTATTCGAGAAGCGAATTGCTGCTCTAGAAGGCGGTATTGCCGCTGCTGCAACGTCATCAGGTCAAGCCGCCCAGTTCCTCACCATCGCCACTCTCGCCAAGGCCGGTGATAACATTGTTGCCAGCTCGCATTTGTACGGTGGCACGTACAACCAACTCAACGTGCTACTTCCCCGATTTGGtatcaagaccaagtttGTGCGAAGCGGCAAGCTTGAGGACTATGCTGCTGCTATTGATGATCAGACCCGTGCCATTTATGTCGAGAGCATGAGTAACCCTGATTACGTTGTGCCCGACTTTGAAGGAATCGCCAAGATCGCACATGAGCACGGTATTCCCCTTGTT GTCGACAACACTCTAGGCGCAGGTGGCTACTATATTCGACCCATTGAGCATGGCGCCGATATTGTTGTCCACTCTGCCACCAAGTGGATTGGCGGCCACGGCACTACAATTGGTGGTGTGATTGTCGACAGCGGCCGCTTCAACTGGAACAAGCACTCAGACCGCTTCCCCGAGATGGTTGAGCCTTCGCCCTCGTATCACGGACTCAAGTACTGGGAGGTTTTCGGCCCTGCTACCTTCATCACCCGAATCCGCGTTGAGATGCTTCGAGACATCGGCGCTTGTTTGAGCCCCTTCTCCGCACAGCAACTCCTCCTCGGTATCGAGACTCTCGGTCTCCGAGCGGAGCGACATGCGCAAAACACAGAGAAGTTGGCCAAGTACTTTGAGTCGAGCCCCAATGTGAGCTGGGTTCTCTGGCCTGGTTCTGAGTCTCACCCAACATACGCACAGGCCAAGAAGTATCTCACACGAGGATTCGGCGCTATGCTAAGTATTGGAGTCAAGGGAGATGCTTCAGCTGGAAGCAAGGTCGTTGATGGTCTCAAGCTCGTGTCTAACCTTGCCAATGTGGGTGACGCTAAGAGCCTTGCTATTCACCCTTGGTCGACTACACATGAGCAACTGTCTGAGGATGAGAGGCTGGCTTCTGGTGTGACGGAAGATATGATTCGTATCTCTGTTGGTATTGagcatgttgatgatatcattGCCGATTTCGAGCAGTCTTTCCAGAAGGCTTATGGATCTTAG